A window of the Maniola hyperantus chromosome 16, iAphHyp1.2, whole genome shotgun sequence genome harbors these coding sequences:
- the LOC117989657 gene encoding lysosomal-associated transmembrane protein 4A-like: MIEFDNCCFCVPLRTGCLILGYLQLIASIILAIVSIVTLVAVGAVVATADAQVDESAAAVAALIAVYVIVLILVAALLTFSILLVVGIHKDRRGYVKAFLIYDLIFIIIYTIMYIVRCATLPPDVGYIVGTLIQILLNVYFLLVIRSYWVTMGNSVNRA; encoded by the exons ATGATTGAATTTGATAATTGCTGCTTCTGCGTGCCGCTGAGGACTGGCTGCCTCATCCTCGGCTACTTACAACTG ATAGCGTCCATAATCCTCGCAATAGTTTCCATCGTGACCCTGGTGGCGGTGGGCGCGGTGGTGGCGACTGCGGACGCGCAGGTCGACGAGAGCGCCGCGGCCGTGGCGGCGCTCATAGCTGTGTACGTCATCGTGCTCATACTAGTGGCCGCCCTCCTGACCTTCTCTATACTCCTGGTTGTTGGAATAcacaag gacaGACGAGGCTACGTAAAGGCGTTTTTGATATATGACCTGATCTTCATCATCATATACACCATCATGTACATAGTGCGATGTGCCACGCTACCTCCTGACGTGGGCTACATCGTCGGCACTCTCATAcaaatat TGCTCAACGTTTACTTCCTCCTAGTCATCCGGAGCTACTGGGTCACTATGGGTAACAGCGTCAATAGAGCTTAA
- the Sym gene encoding symplekin, giving the protein MASKYQQGSNVTAQNQLIQWINEAGMSEGKKKANLLRKIIEVLLHQVPAMVPVYMENILSFVSDKSPEVKKLVVGFIEELSKSHQNCLPKIITQLQLLVIDPIIAVQKRAIQAASLVYRNVLLWIYKGTADVSDKQYVWEQLAKLKLLILNMIDSDNEGIRTFSIKFLEEMVVLQSANPTKDSDDVLSLDRLPTNLPFLKRKAMEEESEHIFQLLLKFHNSQHISSNNLMACMTTLCIIAKLRPKYLPNIIQALGDLHTTLPPTLSQSQVNSVRKHLKMQLLILVKHPAAGDVMPQLTQLLLDIGMTPQEINKVLPKERRNKRLGEIKNGDTPAKRIRIDSPQSAPGSDSNSNSRSDFNIFDEDSNQPALTVVPTSPVVITKATATEDSIFDGLNNVENVVNLVMATLLNNLPVLMPDFFMTEYKPIPNSGTKVQKRSLAKMMLAVVKEEQPTTISTANIVPPTFNSEAIIPLLRDDEEKLTLKNAVAKLQESTKQDKQMENAVSKLMEETRQEHLKEEERKTKEKDKLIPPPTPTVPKLKQKVKLLKLQELTRPIPKEIKEKLILQAVERILRAEKESIIGGATQIRSKFITIFASSYTLEIRDLVLNYILEDPLNRMDLALSWLYEEYAFMQGFNRHPVTLQPKLHEKHDENYNQLLCALITQVAERGDPVMDASKDVLLRKIYLEAPVVTDEAVEYLKHLVTEEKSAFLALEMLEELCIMRPPRAHKYVAALVCHILSENEEIRDIALKTSIKIYKRSTDATRKVIVKHALLYLGFISLSTPPQELFGNKHVNRMWSDELYKLCLNLVLALFPEKEELIVEIARVYGCADAEAKRCVLRQLEGPLRAALNQPVPSDPDDISDPSPGLLRPAFEALLDECPRGAETLLTKLVHILTEKGPPSPELVSRVRELYATRVSDVRFLVPILNGLSKKEIFAALPKLIKLNPPVVKEVFNKLLGLQSNTDEQCSVTPEELLVALHLIDPSKADLKYIIKATALCFAVKHIYTQDVISAVLQRLAEETEIPVLMMRSVLQALTLYPALGPLALNILQLLIEREVWSNKVAWEGWVKCSERLGSSAVPVLAALPPRACALLPPHLVALCPQAPSYTQNAMEPVPPGME; this is encoded by the exons atggCCAGTAAATATCAGCAAGGATCGAATGTGACCGCGCAAAATCAG TTAATACAATGGATAAACGAGGCAGGAATGTCCGAGGGCAAGAAAAAGGCGAATCTTTTGCGGAAAATTATCGAAGTTTTGTTACATCAAGTACCTGCCATGGTACCAGTTTACATGGAAAACATCCTAAGTTTTGTCAGCGATAAGTCGCCTGAGGTTAAAAAACTGGTTGTTGGCTTCATCGAGGAGCTGAG cAAATCACACCAAAACTGTCTACCTAAAATAATAACTCAGCTGCAGCTGTTAGTGATAGACCCAATTATAGCTGTGCAGAAGAGGGCTATTCAGGCAGCAAGCTTAGTGTATAGAAATGTTCTGCTATGGATCTACAAGGGCACAGCAGACGTATCCGACAAGCAATATGTGTGGGAACAACTTGCCAAGTTAAAG cttCTAATTTTAAACATGATTGATAGCGACAATGAAGGTATACGGACGTTTTCTATCAAGTTTCTTGAAGAGATGGTCGTGCTACAAAGTGCAAACCCTACCAAGGATTCAGACGATGTATTGAGCCTTGATCGTTTGCCAACCAATCTGCCTTTCCTCAAAAGAAAAGCTATGGAAGAGGAATCAGa GCACATTTTCCAACTGCTCCTCAAATTTCACAACTCTCAACACATATCAAGCAATAACCTAATGGCTTGTATGACAACATTGTGTATAATTGCCAAACTCAGGCCCAAGTATTTGCCAAACATCATCCAAGCATTGGGAGACCTCCACACAACGTTGCCCCCAACTTTATCACAGTCCCAAGTGAATTCTGTTCGCAAACATTTGAAAATGCAACTGTTGATATTGGTCAAACATCCTGCTGCTGGTGATGTAATGCCTCAGCTCACTCAACTGCTCCTAGACATAGGAATGACTCcacaagaaataaataaagtattacCTAAAGAAAGGAGGAATAAGCGATTGGGAGAAATAAAAAATGGAGACACTCCAGCAAAACGAATCCGAATAGATTCACCTCAGAGCGCTCCAGGAAGTGATAGTAACAGTAATAGTCGTAGTGATTTCAACATTTTCGATGAAGACAGTAACCAACCTGCCTTAACTGTTGTACCTACCTCACCAGTTGTGATAACTAAAGCCACGGCAACAGAAGACTCTATATTTGATGGATTGAACAACGTAGAAAACGTTGTTAACTTAGTAATGGCGACATTACTTAATAATCTACCAGTACTCATGCCAGACTTTTTCATGACTGAATATAAACCCATACCTAATTCGGGAACAAAAGTTCAGAAGCGAAGTCTGGCGAAAATGATGCTTGCGGTAGTAAAGGAAGAACAACCTACGACGATCAGTACTGCCAATATCGTCCCACCAACATTCAATTCAGAAGCCATAATACCTTTACTAAGAGATGATGAAGAAAAATTAACACTCAAAAACGCTGTAGCGAAACTCCAAGAATCAACTAAACAGGATAAGCAAATGGAAAATGCTGTATCCAAACTCATGGAAGAAACGAGACAGGAACATCTAAAAGAAGAGGAAAGAAAGACAAAGGAAAAAGATAAGTTAATTCCTCCACCGACACCGACAGTTCCTAAGTTAAAACAAAAAGTCAAATTGCTCAAACTGCAAGAATTAACGCGACCAATaccaaaagaaataaaagaaaagttgATCTTACAAGCGGTTGAAAGGATTCTAAGAGCAGAGAAAGAAAGTATTATCGGTGGAGCTACACAAATTCGTTCGAAATTTATTACGATCTTCGCATCAAGTTATACTCTCGAGATACGGGATCTGGTTCTCAATTACATATTGGAGGACCCATTGAATAGGATGGACTTGGCATTATCGTGGCTATACGAAGAGTATGCTTTCATGCAAGGCTTTAACCGACATCCTGTAACTCTGCAGCCAAAATTACACGAAAAACATGACGAGAATTATAACCAATTGCTTTGCGCTTTAATAACGCAAGTAGCGGAGCGGGGTGACCCGGTAATGGATGCTAGTAAAGACGTGTTGCTAAGAAAGATTTACTTAGAAGCGCCCGTGGTTACGGATGAGGCTGTTGAATATTTGAAGCATTTGGTTACGGAGGAGAAGTCAGCGTTCTTAGCTTTGGAAATGTTGGAAGAGTTGTGTATTATGAGACCGCCGAGAGCGCATAAATATGTAGCCGCGTTAGTTTGTCATATCT TGAGTGAAAACGAGGAAATCCGCGACATAGCGTTAAAAACATCGATAAAGATCTACAAGCGTAGCACGGACGCTACGAGAAAGGTCATAGTCAAGCACGCGCTGCTGTACCTCGGCTTCATCTCGCTGTCCACTCCGCCTCAGGAGCTGTTCGGCAACAAGCACGTGAACAGGATGTGGAGCGACGAGCTGTACAAGCTGTGCTTGAACCTCGTTCTGGCCTTGTTCCCCGAGAAAGAAG agtTGATAGTGGAAATCGCTCGCGTATACGGATGCGCGGACGCCGAGGCTAAGCGTTGTGTGCTGAGACAATTAGAAGGGCCGTTAAGGGCCGCGCTCAACCAGCCCGTCCCATCCGACCCGGACGACATCAGCGACCCAAGCCCCGGCCTGTTACGACCCGCTTTCGAAGCTTTGTTGGACGAATGCCCGCGTGGCGCTGAAACTTTGCTGACCAAGCTGGTGCATATTCTCACGGAAAAAG gTCCCCCAAGCCCAGAGCTGGTGTCCCGAGTGCGCGAGTTGTACGCCACGCGAGTGTCGGACGTTCGGTTCCTCGTACCAATACTCAATGGACTCTCCAAAAAGGAG ATATTCGCTGCGCTACCGAAATTGATAAAACTCAACCCACCAGTAGTTAAGGAAGTGTTCAACAAACTATTGGGACTACAGAGTAATACAGACGAACAATGTTCag TCACACCGGAAGAGCTACTGGTGGCTCTGCACCTGATCGACCCCAGCAAGGCGGACCTCAAGTACATCATCAAGGCTACTGCACTTTGCTTCGCCGTCAAACACATCTATACGCAGGAC gtgATATCTGCCGTGCTGCAGAGGCTGGCCGAGGAGACAGAGATCCCGGTTCTGATGATGCGCTCCGTGCTACAGGCGCTCACGCTGTACCCTGCTCTCGGGCCTTTGGCGCTTAACATTCTACAGTTACTCATTGAGAGAGAG GTATGGAGCAACAAGGTGGCGTGGGAGGGGTGGGTAAAGTGCAGCGAGCGACTCGGCAGCAGCGCCGTGCCAGTGTTGGCAGCACTGCCGCCGCGCGCCTGCGCACTGCTGCCGCCGCACCTCGTCGCGTTATGCCCACAG gCGCCATCGTACACACAAAACGCTATGGAGCCCGTACCACCGGGGAtggaataa
- the LOC117989656 gene encoding uncharacterized protein, which yields MMAIRLPRLKKCCCCVPLRVGSLVIGYISIVFSLLSIGAVSFSLYRVIVFVSTHEHDPVPDHTPEEMTRIAQSLYITHAYLLLVYLYYLIISLLLIVGVHMNKLIYMKTYFNSGLFLLVLALATVVVSTVFLHFVATITLLKWCVIIFYCLLVVRSAYLELEEQNKPRDFEMQNLYIPHRAPLLL from the exons TTGTTGTGTACCTCTGAGAGTCGGATCACTCGTGATTGGATATATTTCTATA GTATTTTCACTGCTCTCTATAGGTGCTGTATCGTTCTCTCTCTACAGAGTCATCGTATTCGTTTCAACTCACGAACATGACCCAGTTCCTGATCACACGCCTGAGGAAATGACTAGAATCGCCCAGAGCCTTTACATTACACACGCATATCTTTTACTGGTGTATCTGTATTACCTAATTATAAGCTTACTGCTCATTGTTGGCGTTCATATG aacAAATTAATCTACATGAAAACATACTTCAACAGCGGGTTGTTCTTGCTTGTATTAGCGTTGGCGACTGTGGTGGTTTCCACCgtatttttacattttgttGCGACAATCACCTTGCTAAAGTGGTGTG tgattaTTTTCTACTGTCTCCTGGTGGTACGCAGCGCATATTTAGAGCTCGAAGAACAAAACAAACCAAGAGATTTTGAAATGCAAAATCTTTATATCCCTCATCGAGCACCGCTTTTACTGTAg